From Candidatus Peregrinibacteria bacterium, the proteins below share one genomic window:
- the gmk gene encoding guanylate kinase, with protein MSIARARLFLIIGPSGVGKGTTVDFLKKNYSQTFVFPVSATTRPPRPGEKEGETYYFLSEEDFRSRIKNDEFLEWAEVHNSYLYGTLKKPIFDAIRDGKNVVRELDIQGFESVQKILPRDEYVSIFLLPPSLEVLERRIRERSPLSDAEVEKRMESAKIELEKSKECHYLVQTVDRDVPGTLRDVLNILKKEIPELEE; from the coding sequence ATGTCAATTGCCCGCGCTCGTCTTTTTCTCATCATTGGTCCTTCTGGCGTCGGAAAAGGGACAACCGTCGATTTCCTCAAAAAAAATTATTCCCAAACCTTTGTATTTCCCGTTTCTGCTACCACAAGACCGCCTCGACCAGGAGAGAAAGAAGGGGAAACATATTATTTTCTCTCCGAAGAGGATTTTCGGAGTCGCATAAAAAATGATGAATTTCTGGAGTGGGCGGAAGTACACAATTCTTATTTGTATGGCACGCTGAAAAAACCGATATTTGATGCGATTCGGGATGGAAAAAATGTTGTCCGAGAACTCGATATTCAGGGGTTTGAAAGCGTTCAAAAAATTCTTCCCCGCGACGAATATGTTTCCATATTTCTTCTCCCTCCATCACTTGAAGTTTTAGAAAGGCGGATTCGGGAACGCTCCCCTCTTTCTGATGCAGAAGTAGAAAAGAGGATGGAGAGCGCAAAAATTGAACTCGAAAAAAGTAAAGAATGTCATTATCTCGTACAAACTGTTGACCGAGATGTTCCCGGAACTCTCCGTGATGTACTCAATATTTTGAAAAAAGAAATTCCTGAACTTGAGGAATAA